The sequence below is a genomic window from Agrobacterium tumefaciens.
TCGGCGCCGGCGTTCGCTTTGTCCTCGTATCCGCGGCACGTTCCTGCGCCGCCAGCCCGTGATTGCTATCCCAAACGGCATCTGCCTGGACGTCGCCTCTCTGCACCATGAACGGTTTTGGCTTCCTGCCCTTGCCGGAAGCGATCGCCTCCATGGTTCGGCCGGAGGCGACGGACGTCGCGTTGTCCTCAAGGACCGCAGCACCATTCTCCTCGACTGAGAAGTCGTCATGATGCTTGATCAGCAGCCAATTCGTCCGCTTGCCGCCGTCGCGGTCATTGCGCATCCGCACCAGCACGAAGCTGCCATGCAGCCGCTCGCCTTCCAGGGTAAACTTGAAATCCCCTTTGGCGAGAGCCTGCTCCGGCGTCTTGTTGCCTTCCGGCTCCCAGTAGCCGCGATCCCAGAGCATGACAGTTCCGCCGCCATATTGGCCTTTCGGTATGGTGCCCTCGAAATCGCCATAGTCCAACGGATGGTCTTCGACCTCGACAGCCAAGCGCTTGTCGTGTGGATCAAGAGACGGTCCCTTGGTGACAGCCCAGGACTTGAAGACGCCATCGAGTTCGAGCCGCAAGTCGTAATGCAGCCGCGTTGCGTCATGTTTCTGAATGACGAAGCGCCTGCGGTTGGACGCCTTCAGCTTCGCTGCGCCGCTCGGCTCCTGCGTTTTTTGAAAATCGCGTTTCTGCTTGTAGGTCGAGAGCTTGTCGCTGGCCATGGCAGTCCCCGGTACAAATCCGCCTCCCGCCTCCGATGAGGGCGGGATGAGGCCCGGCCGGACAGGTTGGACGCTCGACTGCCGTTTCGTTGGCCGCGATGAGAAACCGGAAAAACCATCGCGTTCGTCATCCCTGCCACGTCCGGTTGACACAGCCTGGAACCTCGACACTGAGAAGCGTCCAGCCGTGATTTAGTTCCAACAACACCGTAAGCGGGCTCAGCCTTTTCGCGGAAGATTGAAACTGTCGGTCAACATAGCCGTTTCCACAGCATGAGCGACGAGCAATCAACGGAGAATGTCGAAGCTGCGCCAGGAGAGACGGTGTTCTTTCCGTTCGACCGCATGACTGTCGAGCAATTTCGGACGCGTTTCCCCACGGCGAGATGGAGCGACACCCGGAAGGCGTGGTTTGTGCCAGGTAAGACTGCCGCACGCCGTGTCGGGCGCTGGCTGGCCGAACTCGAAGCAGAAGCCGATGCGTTCGCCGACGCGAAGGGCAGGGATGCGTTCGAGTTTGACCCGATCGAGAGCTGTTACCTTGCACTCGGGAAGGCAGGCTTCCTGATCAAGACGCCTTATTCGCGTACGGTCGTCGACGAATTGCGCAAGATTCCATATTCGCGATGGGATGGCGACCTGAAGATCTGGCACGTCCCCTACCGTTCATATGAAGAGCTCCGCAGCCACTGGCCGGCAATCGAGGAGGCGGCGAGGAGGAACGAGCCTGAGGAACGGCGGCGTCGAGTTGAAGCCCGGAAAGGCTCGGAAGAGGAGGCGAAGTCGAAACTACGCTCGGCTGAGCGGAAAAGGCGGCGATACCCTGTCGCGAGCGACAACCTTCCACCTTTGGACCGCGTCGTCGGCATTCAATATGGCTTGGTGATCTTCACTGAGATCACCGGGGAACTCGTCGATCCAGAGGCGATGGCGGAATTCTATCCAGGCGTCACGGAAGATCACGTCTGGGGTCTGTGGCGGAAGCCGAGGTTAGACGAACTCGTAGGCACATGGCCAGCGAAGGTACCACACGCGGAAGGTGCTGAGTGGTGGCAGCCGACCATAGAAGAGCTTCGACCAGTCCGGCGGGCCGCTCGCCGAGAAGAAGACAGAAAACTTCGCAACCACGGCGCACCCTGAGAGTTTCGCTTTCATTGAAGCCAAAGGAGATCATCATGGCGGACGACAGCACCGTTACCATCCGCGCGAGTTTCTCAACGCGTGAGGCCGCCGACCTCACGGTCGAGCATCTGGTTCAACAGCAGGGCGTGCCCCGGCCCGACATTTTCGTACAGTCGGCCACCGGCGAAAACACATCCGGTTCGCACGCATCCGGCCGAGACGCCTCGCGCGCCGATGGTACTCGCCATGATGGTGCCCTCGATGGTGACATCGAGGTTTCGGTCGACATCGCTGCGGTTCAACGCATTTTTGGAGATGTCGAAGCGACGAGGGTTTCGAAGGGCTGAGAAGGATGGTCGCGCAAGCGCACCGTGCAGATGGTCAATTGATATATGCCAGAATGGTTTCTCGATGCGCTTCTGCAGCGCTTTCGCAATGGCTGACTTGCCGCTGCTCGACGCACCATGCAAAAAATAACGTGTGCCATCCGGTCCCTCCTGATTTCAGACCGCGCTTGCCGCAATCTGCCCAGCGGTTAACTCTCGTGCCATTGCCCCTTGACCTCAACTCTAGTTGAGGTTGTACGAATTTCAAGGCGATCGCGGCCCATCGAACGCGACCACGTCAAAGGAGGGCGTCTTGGTCACATATTTTCGCTACTCGAAACCCAAATATTCCGTCAGAACAAGCCTGGTTGGAGCCGTATTGTTGCAGTTACTCGGCACCGGATTGTTGGCGTTCATCTTTTGCCTTTTGGATACGCTTACGGCGAAGCCAACGATAACTCTCGGTCAGTTTTTGCCATGCCTGGTTGGGGGCGTCGCTGGCTTCCATTCTGTGGCTTTTCGTCGGCCAGCAACAGACGGCCAGCTTAGCCTTGTCGCAACATCGTTCTTGGCATTTGGAACCTTTTATTGGCTGGCGTCCTATTCATTGCCTGATCTTTTGCTAGCAAGATTGATATCGGGATTTGGACTGGGCGTGGTTGTTGCAAGAGCCTTCCGGCGTGGCTTTCTTGAAAATCCGGTAGTTCCCCGCGTCCGATAGATTCACGGCCGCACTTGGTGCATCAGGGCAGTTCCCGGCCCGAAGCGGACAGACCGGTATGTGCGGACGAGTACAACGGGATTGTCGTCTTTCTTTTTTGCTCCAGTATCATCCGTGTACCTTCTTTTCTTCATGGTCGCGCCTTGCCAAATAGCAGTGACAGAGAGTTTTGAAGGATAGAAATAGATGAATCAGACAGTTTCCAACGTGAAGTCACGAAACATTCTCGTTCTCGGGGCAGGGGAACTCGGCATGCCCGTCCTTCGCAATCTGGCCCGTCGTGCCAAAAAGATTGAAAACGCGAAGATCAGCGTTTTGCTGCGTGCCAGCGCCATTGATTCCGACTTCCCGCCGAAGCAGCGTGACGTTGCTGAAATACGCGACCTGGGTATCGATATCGTCGTAGGCGATCTGGTGAAGAGTTCGGTTGATGAGTTGGCGTCCTTGTTCTCTCACTATGACACCGTGATCGGCTGCACGGGCTATGCAGCGGGGATCAACACTCCGATGAAGCTGGCCAAGGCAGCGCTGCAGTCCGGGATTCCCCGCTATTTCCCGTGGCAATTCGGCGTCGATTTCGAAGCAATCGGTCGAGGCGGGCCACAGGACATCTTCGATGCCCAGCTTGATGTGCGTGAACTCCTGCGATCTCAAAGTAAGACCGACTGGGTTATCATCTCCACCGGCATGTTCATGAGCTATCTCTTCGAACCGGAATTCGGCGTCGTTGATTTTGAGAATAGCACAGTGAGAGCACTCGGAAGCTACGATACGGCTGTTACGGTGACGACGCCTGACGACATCGGGGTGCTCGCCGCAGAAATTGTGTTTTACGAGCCGACTATCAGCAATGAAATCGTCTTTCTGGCTGGCGACACGGTTACCTATGGCGAGCTTGCGGACAAACTTGAAGCAGCTTTGAACAGACCTTTCAGTCGCTCCGAGTGGACTGTTCCGGTTCTCATGGAAGAACTAGCAGCCGACCCTCAGAACATGATGCGCAAATACCGTGCAGCCTTTGGTATCGGGCGAGGCATGTCGTGGGACAAGGCGGGCACGTTCAACGTCCACGAGGGCATAAAGGTGACGGATGTGTCTGATTGGATCAACGTCAACCTGAGCGCAAGGTAACGAGGCCTTTTGAGGTGCAACCCGACAGAAGATAATTAAACAGGAGCGCGCGGTATGCCCGCACTCTCCCGGTTCGTCCGCAGCTTCCTATCGCCATCCGGTCGAGGCGTGATGACATCAACGGAGCGACGGCGGTTCTCGGCCGTTAGAACGTCTGCCAGGAAGGCTTTTCCGGCGGTCGGGAATCAAATTCCTCGCGTGACTTTCGAAACTGCTCGGAATTCTCCACGACCCACGTCCACAACGGGATCATACGAATGAGAAGACCCATTCCCAGTTCT
It includes:
- a CDS encoding aromatic alcohol reductase, whose product is MNQTVSNVKSRNILVLGAGELGMPVLRNLARRAKKIENAKISVLLRASAIDSDFPPKQRDVAEIRDLGIDIVVGDLVKSSVDELASLFSHYDTVIGCTGYAAGINTPMKLAKAALQSGIPRYFPWQFGVDFEAIGRGGPQDIFDAQLDVRELLRSQSKTDWVIISTGMFMSYLFEPEFGVVDFENSTVRALGSYDTAVTVTTPDDIGVLAAEIVFYEPTISNEIVFLAGDTVTYGELADKLEAALNRPFSRSEWTVPVLMEELAADPQNMMRKYRAAFGIGRGMSWDKAGTFNVHEGIKVTDVSDWINVNLSAR